A region from the Acanthochromis polyacanthus isolate Apoly-LR-REF ecotype Palm Island chromosome 23, KAUST_Apoly_ChrSc, whole genome shotgun sequence genome encodes:
- the dnajc3b gene encoding dnaJ homolog subfamily C member 3b yields MESCRRTGLSGVLCSLSLLCVILDIQLDGVLGATHGEIEHHLEMGRKLLAAGQLAEALSHYHSAVEGDSKNYLTYYKRAAVFLAMGKSKSALPDLTRAIQLKPDFLAARLQRGNILLKQGNTQEAREDFEAVLQRSPDHEEAHDQLTKANELEELQEDAHAAYHQGDYSATITVLERVIEISPWDPESRELRAECYIRMGDPQKAIQDLTPTTRLRNDNRAAFLKLSMLHYSLGEHHESLNHIRECLKLDQDDKECFSHYKQVKKLSKQLDSAEELIQEERYQNAIEKYESVMKTEPNVQYYTNLAKERICFCLVKVKLANEAIDVCSEAHQRDPRNANVLKDRAEAYILNQDYEKAVEDYQEAREFDGDNNEIREGLERAQKLLKISRKRDYYKILGVSRNANKQEIIKAYRKLAQQWHPDNFQSESEKKEAEKRFIDIASAKEVLTDPEMRQKFDAGEDPLDPENQQGGGGGQQGWPFHFNPFESGGSFHFKFQYN; encoded by the exons ATGGAGTCGTGTCGGCGGACAGGTCTCAGCGGGGTCCTGTGCTCCCTGTCTCTGCTCTGTGTCATCCTGGACATCCAGCTGGACG GTGTCTTAGGGGCAACTCATGGTGAGATCGAGCACCACTTGGAGATGGGCCGCAAACTCCTGGCAGCTGGTCAGCTGGCTGAGGCCTTGTCCCACTACCACTCTGCCGTGG AGGGAGACTCTAAGAATTATCTAACCTACTACAAGCGAGCTGCAGTGTTTCTGGCTATGGGAAAATCCAAATCTGCTCTGCCAGATCTGACCAGAGCCATCCAACTCAAGCCTGACTTCTTGGCT GCGCGGTTGCAGAGAGGGAATATCCTGCTGAAGCAGGGCAACACACAGGAGGCCAGGGAGGACTTCGAAGCAGTG CTGCAGCGCTCTCCAGACCATGAAGAGGCTCACGATCAGCTGACGAAAGCGAACgagctggaggagctgcaggaggacgCCCATGCTGCATACCACCAAGGAGACTACAGCGCTACCATCACTGTGTTGGAGAGAGTGATAGAG ATCTCTCCCTGGGATCCTGAGTCCAGGGAGCTTCGTGCAGAGTGTTACATCCGGATGGGAGATCCGCAGAAAGCCATCCAGGATCTGACGCCGACTACGAGGCTCCGCAACGACAACCGCGCTGCCTTTCTGAAGCTCAGCATGCTGCACTACAGCCTCGGGGAGCACCACGAGTCGCTCAA TCACATCAGAGAGTGTCTGAAGCTCGACCAGGACGACAAAGAGTGTTTCAGCCACTACAAGCAGGTGAAGAAGCTCAGCAAGCAGCTGGACTCAGCAGAAGAGCTGATTCAGGAGGAGAG ATACCAGAATGCCATTGAAAAGTATGAATCCGTGATGAAGACGGAGCCTAATGTGCAATACTACACCAACCTGGCAAAAGAGAGGATTTGTTTCTGTCTTGTCAAG GTCAAGTTGGCCAATGAGGCGATAGATGTGTGTTCAGAGGCTCACCAGAGAGATCCTCGCAACGCCAACGTCCTCAAAGACCGAGCAGAGGCCTACATCCTCAACCAGGACTACGAGAAAG CTGTGGAGGACTACCAGGAGGCGAGAGAGTTTGATGGCGACAACAACGAGATCAGAGAAGGACTTGAACGAGCACAGAAGCTGCTCAAGATCTCTCGTAAGAGGGACTACTATAAGATCCTCGGTGTTAGCAG AAACGCCAATAAGCAGGAGATCATCAAGGCGTACAGAAAGCTGGCACAGCAGTGGCATCCCGATAACTTCCAGTCTGAGTCCgaaaagaaagaagcagaaaagagGTTTATCGACATCGCATCAGCTAAAGAGGTCCTCACCGACCCAG aaatgagacagaagttCGATGCAGGTGAGGATCCACTGGACCCAGAAAACCAGcagggtggaggtggaggacaaCAGGGCTGGCCTTTCCACTTCAACCCCTTTGAGTCTGGCGGCAGCTTCCACTTCAAGTTCCAGTACAACTAG
- the naa38 gene encoding N-alpha-acetyltransferase 38, NatC auxiliary subunit produces the protein MATMIEENGPSTHGQSEVSSSSQARQKLEGLLNKNMRIRMTDGRTLVGLFLCTDRDCNVILGSAQEFLKSTDTFSQGEPRVLGLAMIPGHHVVSIEVEADSLDDTQGFGANH, from the exons aTGGCAACAATGATTGAGGAAAATGGTCCCTCGACTCAT GGGCAGTCTGAAGTGTCCTCTTCTTCTCAGGCTAGGCAGAAACTGGAGGGGCTCCTGAACAAGAACATGAGGATCCGAATGACGGATGGACGGACTCTGGTGGGGCTTTTCCTCTGCACGGACCGGGACTGCAACGTCATCCTTGGCTCAGCTCAGGAGTTCCTCAAATCCACAG ACACCTTCTCCCAGGGTGAACCCAGAGTCCTGGGCCTGGCTATGATCCCCGGTCACCACGTGGTCTCCATCGAGGTGGAGGCAGACAGTCTAGACGACACACAAGGATTTGGAGCGAACCACTGA